GACGGTGCTGGGGAGCGGAACGTCGATGGGCGTGCCCACCATCGGCTGCCGCTGCGACGTGTGCAACTCCCCCGACCCGCGCGACCGGCGCACGCGTCCCTCCATCATGGTGGAATACGAGGGCCACTCCGTTCTCATTGACACCACCCCCGATTTCCGCGAGCAGGCCATCCGCGAGCGCATCCGCAGCCTCGACGCCGTGATCTACACCCACGCACACGCCGACCACATCCTCGGGCTCGACGACCTCCGCCCACTTACCTTCTGGCGCGACTCGAACATCCCGCTCTACGCCGACGATACTTCCGCGGACATCATCCGCCGCATGTTCTCGTACATCTTCGAGGGCGACTACAAGTACGGCGGACTGGCGCGGGTAGAACTCAAGACCTTCAGCGGACCGCTGGAACTGTTCGGCGCGACGTTTACGCCCGTGAAAGTGATGCACGGCGACACCGAGATCCAAGGCTACCGCTTCGGCTCCGCCGCTTATCTCACCGACCACAGCGACATCCCGGAGGAATCGGTCGCCCAGTTGCAGGGCCTGGACATCCTCTTCCTCGACGCGCTGCGCAAGCGCCCCCATCCCACGCACTCGACCCTGGAGAACTCGGTCAAGCTGGTGGGGCGCATCCAACCGAAGCGGGCGTTCTTTACCCACATCTCGCACGACCTGGCGCACGAGCAGACCAACGCGTCCCTGCCTCCGCATATCCGCCTCGCGCACGACGGTCTGAAGCTGGAGTTCGAGCTCTGAGCGCCATGCAAGTCTTCCATCACATCGAAGAGGTCCCGCGCGATTTCGGCCCCACTGTGCTGAGCGTCGGTAACTTCGACGGCGTGCACCGGGCCCACCAGCATGTGCTCAAGGAAATGGTGCGGCGGGCGCGGGAGATCGGCGGCAGGGCGATGGTGATCACATTCGACCCGCATCCTACACGCGTCCTCCGGCCCGACGTCGCCCCGAAGCTGCTCACCCCGCTTCCGCGGAAACTCGATCTTCTTTCGGCCACCGGCCTCGACGCTACCCTCGTGCTGCCCTTTACTCGCGATCTCTCGCTGACGTCACCGCACGATTTCGGCGTCAGGATCCTGGGCAAGCGCCTGCACGCCCGCGAGGTGCACGAAGGGGCAAACTTTCACTTCGGTCACAAGGCAGCAGGAAACACCGACCGGCTCAAGGAATACGGCCGCGAGGCCGGATTCGAAGTAATGGCTTACCCCTACATGCAGGTGCGCGGCCACAAGGTCTCGAGCAGCCGCATCCGTGAGCTCTTACGCGAGGGGAACGTCAGCCAGGCGCGCCAGCTGCTGGGCTGGACCTTCAGCATCGTCAGCACGCCGGGACGCGGACGAGGTTTCGGCCACAAGTACACGGTTCCGACCATCAATCTCTCGCGCTACGACGAGTTGGTGCCGAAGGACGGCGTGTACATCACGCGGACGCAGGTGAACGGCGAATGCTTCGACTCGGTGACCAACATCGGCAACCGGCCCACCTTCGGCTCGGAGTCATTCGCCATCGAGACTCATCTGCTCAATTTCCACCCCATCGAACTGACGGCGGAAACGAAGGTCGAATTGTGGTTCCTCCGCCGCCTGCGGGACGAGATCAAGTTCCCTTCCGTGGATGACCTGCGGGTACAGATCGCGCACGACGTGAAGAGAGCGCGGCGCTACTTCAGCCTGCTCCCCCGCGTCACTCGGCCATAGCGAGGGTGGCGTCCGTGGGAGGCTCCGCTCCCTTGCGGTCCGGAAGCTGCACGATGATGGTTGCCGCCACCACCAGCGCCACTCCCATCAGCTGCAACCAGGACAGCCGCTCGGCGACAAAGGTCGCGGCGAACAGGATGGCGAACACCGGTTCCAGACAACTCGTCACAATGGCGCGGGTCGCGTCGAGGTACTGGAGCCCGGTGAAGTACAGGGAAAAGGGCAACAGCACCGAGATGCAAGCGAAGAAGAAGAGGAACCCCCACTGCGCGCCGGAGTAATGCGCCACTGCTATCTTCCAGGGAGGATTGACCACCAGCCAGAACAGCGCTGCTCCCAGCAGCACGTAAGTCAGGACGCGCCAGCGCTCGTAGCGGGCCACCAGGCCGTGACCGAAGACGTTGTAGAAAGCGAACGAGAACGCCGCCCCCAGGGCGGCAAGGACTCCGAGCGGGTTCAGTCTCAGCCGCGCGTGGCCGACCAGCCCGATGGCCAGCGCCGCTCCGATCACGGCCGCGGCGACGGCGAGGACGCGTTGCACCGTGGCGCGTTGCAGCCTTCGGGCCACCATGTACAACAGCACCCACACTGGGGCTGTGTATTGGAGAATGATCGCGGTCGCAACCGTCGTTTTCTCGATGGCGAAGTAGTAGAGAAAATTCGAGGCCGCAACTCCCGCTACGCCGACGACGAAGCACCGCAGCACGTCACCGACCGGCATGGCAAAAGCCCGTCCTCCGCGGACACCGGCTAGAAGCGGCGCCAGGACGATCAGCGAGAAGGTGGTGCGGGTCTGGGCGAGTATCAGCGGGTCGATGGCGGTGACGGTCCCGCCCAGCAGGCGGCCGGTGAAAACCAGTTTCCCCAGCGTCGCTGCGCCGCCCCAGCAGAAGGCGGCGCCGGCGATCGCCAGGTAGCCACGGACTGGATGGGATTCAGCGGGCAAGCGCCTCGTCGATCTGTTCGGGATCGAACCCGATCAGCACCTGGTCGCCGATCACGATGGTGGGCGTCGCGCGGCTCTGATAGGTTTCCACCAGTTCGCGCACTGCATTGAAGTCGGCGCTCACATCTCGGTCTTCGTATTGGATCCCTCTCTCCGAGAGGTAGGCCTTCGCCGTGTGGCACGGCGGTCATCCAGGTTGGCTAAAAAGGATCACCCGTTTGTCGGTCATAGGCAGATGAGACTACCGGAGGATGAAAAAGGCTGCATCATTTTTCCGCGAGCTCAATGGCATAGGTGATCTGCGCGGTCGCCTTCAGCATGCCTGCCACCGAGCAGTGCTTCTCTTCCGAGAGGCGCACCGCATCCTCCACCGCCTTTTTCGAGACCCTGCCGGTCACGCGGTAGACGAGCTTGATCTTCGTGTACACCTTCGGAGGCGAATCGGCGCGCTCCGCCTCAGCGCGGACCTGGACGCCGGTGAAGGGCTCGCGTTTCTTCGACAGGATGTTGATGACATCGACGGCGGTGCAGGAGCACAGGCCGATCAAAACCAACTCCATGGGGCCGTTGGCGGACTTGTCGGATCCCGCGTCCACGACGATCGCGTGGCCGCTCGAGGCCTTGCCGATGAAGCGCTCTTTGTCCGTCCAATTCACGACTGCTTCGACCATTGATTCTCCTGCCGTTACCGACGGTTATCCGTCTGCGGCTCGGTGTGGATGAGGACCTTGAAGAGCTCAGGGGCCGCCTGCTTGAAGCGGATCTCGAGCGCGGTGGAAATGTCGTGCACGCGCGCGAGCGGCAGCGAGTCGGGCATGGTGCAATGGCAAGAGAGGTACAGCCGCTCGCCGAC
This genomic stretch from Terriglobia bacterium harbors:
- a CDS encoding MBL fold metallo-hydrolase; translated protein: MKATLTVLGSGTSMGVPTIGCRCDVCNSPDPRDRRTRPSIMVEYEGHSVLIDTTPDFREQAIRERIRSLDAVIYTHAHADHILGLDDLRPLTFWRDSNIPLYADDTSADIIRRMFSYIFEGDYKYGGLARVELKTFSGPLELFGATFTPVKVMHGDTEIQGYRFGSAAYLTDHSDIPEESVAQLQGLDILFLDALRKRPHPTHSTLENSVKLVGRIQPKRAFFTHISHDLAHEQTNASLPPHIRLAHDGLKLEFEL
- a CDS encoding bifunctional riboflavin kinase/FAD synthetase: MQVFHHIEEVPRDFGPTVLSVGNFDGVHRAHQHVLKEMVRRAREIGGRAMVITFDPHPTRVLRPDVAPKLLTPLPRKLDLLSATGLDATLVLPFTRDLSLTSPHDFGVRILGKRLHAREVHEGANFHFGHKAAGNTDRLKEYGREAGFEVMAYPYMQVRGHKVSSSRIRELLREGNVSQARQLLGWTFSIVSTPGRGRGFGHKYTVPTINLSRYDELVPKDGVYITRTQVNGECFDSVTNIGNRPTFGSESFAIETHLLNFHPIELTAETKVELWFLRRLRDEIKFPSVDDLRVQIAHDVKRARRYFSLLPRVTRP
- a CDS encoding EamA family transporter — its product is MPAESHPVRGYLAIAGAAFCWGGAATLGKLVFTGRLLGGTVTAIDPLILAQTRTTFSLIVLAPLLAGVRGGRAFAMPVGDVLRCFVVGVAGVAASNFLYYFAIEKTTVATAIILQYTAPVWVLLYMVARRLQRATVQRVLAVAAAVIGAALAIGLVGHARLRLNPLGVLAALGAAFSFAFYNVFGHGLVARYERWRVLTYVLLGAALFWLVVNPPWKIAVAHYSGAQWGFLFFFACISVLLPFSLYFTGLQYLDATRAIVTSCLEPVFAILFAATFVAERLSWLQLMGVALVVAATIIVQLPDRKGAEPPTDATLAMAE
- a CDS encoding glutaredoxin family protein yields the protein MQYEDRDVSADFNAVRELVETYQSRATPTIVIGDQVLIGFDPEQIDEALAR
- a CDS encoding OsmC family protein, whose product is MVEAVVNWTDKERFIGKASSGHAIVVDAGSDKSANGPMELVLIGLCSCTAVDVINILSKKREPFTGVQVRAEAERADSPPKVYTKIKLVYRVTGRVSKKAVEDAVRLSEEKHCSVAGMLKATAQITYAIELAEK